A portion of the Cryptomeria japonica chromosome 5, Sugi_1.0, whole genome shotgun sequence genome contains these proteins:
- the LOC131876027 gene encoding EG45-like domain containing protein — MFFLAATACYGNDTSQIPEDNNVARASDAIWDNGAACGRQYNVTCTGTMDGTIHGSTPITCKNVSVVVKIVDNCSAGCRGTIDLAQNALEEIAVPAAGEVYIDYEQV; from the exons ATGTTTTTTCTGGCAGCAACGGCATGCTATGGAAACGATACCTCCCAAATTCCAGAAGATAATAATGTTGCGAGGGCCAGCGATGCAATCTGGGACAACGGAGCCGCTTGTGGAAGGCAGTACAATGTAACTTGCACCGGCACAATGGATGGTACAATACATGGTTCAACTCCCATTACCTGCAAGAATGTATCGGTTGTCGTCAAGATTGTTGATAATTGCAGCGCCGGATGCCGTGGCACCATAGATTTAGCTCAAAATGCCTTAGAGGAGATAGCCGTCCCTGCGGCTGGCGAAGTTTACATCGACTATGAACA GGTCTGA